The following are encoded together in the Culex pipiens pallens isolate TS chromosome 1, TS_CPP_V2, whole genome shotgun sequence genome:
- the LOC120425072 gene encoding uncharacterized protein LOC120425072 isoform X7 — translation MFNCLWQLWDWIDPPTFTTMESKKLQQLQQANSHLAPIPQTKPPTFQQQQNAADYRPSRASPVFQNHPQYQSFASNFAQINYPHQIRPPQQVAQQQQQQHLSAHSSPKSNSNSLYLSEYSSSSQQQQQQQQPSQQQHHHNTIGSHYHFDQIYQTSSPSSGSGERERLYQTAPRPTQHTHTPSQPGPPQPLTKLELQFQQLQREKIQAQIKTATEALAHQQQTFALRQQLNPPVPNYHLKQNLLQNLSQQHQQQIQHQQQQLQRNAPPSSLNLTSHFQPAQGPMKLTNHANIHDYGATAATNQHAINEAFYQQQQQKHIHAVINKTPNNMQSPAPNQIIIQQNIPGQVVNQACQTQISGVKNNQQQQNQKSPNSDSMSSPSHDGLERRKSGPVHTLKSPVTKRPLNAPVSMSGWLYKQGSDGLKVWRRRWFVLSEYILYYYKSQEEEKLLGTVLLPSYKISACFPEDKVYRKFAFKCEHTNMRTFVFAAETGESMTNWVRALTLATMMQGSSESETSPPSNNARSGDNSDSGIQTYQSQVCKTGASQGPVTPVSDNGGGSQPLYANAPPKPRRANDGGYSSPSPEHIPSERYDQDQQQIYGKTPDSSFMQQSPQIKQQPQQQHLGYDPNAYPSPGGAGGGQTVYNDAIYGNVKRIERDLYIQKLIQQQQQQQAQLQQLQQQQQVQQQVQQLAMQQTPQRAFTNPFMYPNADRRTPDTYGPPRAALDKHMSDYEDIYNLTMLSKSLPAEDPTPSAATAAAGYRRPMSPLRYDGQNMPMRYTPNYLENNSPAQQQHVQMRARPVQSTIPRPHSADFLEYEARNPIGANSLNGVKGGKLKDGEPARAPRPKSSLDINRTPDNYYYSEASYAEKMRMQSASYLQRAANLGAVAGKEVPGAVNSSTVPRDGYYGGASSSNGRLDYDENVLHQGSASVPRAQRMTMNNLKKYPSQQEQFARSASARLPRKEEDPSARDGERKREESMKRLLEWKQRMLQSPLTRKMSQQQAQQLGLGSPGSTGNPFLSKSGQLQMEAEMYLEQEKQMQAQHQQQQLQQQQQHLQQQQMQHLRVDNKSNLEYNSYSSDDEVRNVKNIPKGALTVKPDPSDYRTDPKLVQGYYDPRQTEYYYQDQEGYIRPDISFESTHDLYTQAQLQRAQEINLQQHYQLQDIDRSLAAMNEESPGEKWPPNINQQQVFTPRGPQTPNHHHQQDKSELRTLEMSAGDLLNRTHEELVLLLIQLRRQNSNTARSIEQCCTNIHDIQNSIRMSDGPSRAENLARLEALKKQLCELEKQYEKEKPLINLVDNMVKLGTLYRGAPGKGKSKSSSGSLHASESATLDRLEFNQRIQERRLLQEEQRQWDRLSPNHTELQSKVQQLYQIDQLLQEESGTLQSLQRDKEDLERALGGLKAKIMKGEAPAPAMEAARQQQHTLERELSRVHLMLAENSKKLEKTVADNARLEQELLVLRQKLQASRDTRGSQATLVPGQDGQYVGSATVVLESELRRVQRLVGDMQRQRNELSQAVRQLTDNSDSLHKQINKNGDSRSHIKKRSQGAAWVETDLDSLVSKDQGRHDSTLSLNVSEKQSSVYGRSDLDRSEAFESCSVDSDDLLEDSSGNPFGYPDKQEIKTVRIVKRESERRHRDREKDRSNASTHSLDQVLEEEAQIFEDYNNYHRAKSMPRGVSETHEAFVQNQDVQSYSSNLKDYYSMTANSQNSYPVSMIDRKADLYSGCDRQPIGKTSASKVSTLSLNSSMDGGSVEYSGLRTKTESIQSLTISEQSPVFQSEAAKQILHEMGAPQQGGSNGLSAPERQKQKAEHMAQQNKHRRSVPKEKRRHHTAPHHVNAKQIEIMQSENDMNKNNVNWRARDDVDLEVTLRPRSNAPDVVRSAMGPREKISEHTIDKLLAAPSKILIPERYVPEQTPELSPEEKQRRQEKVEAIKKMLSETPMAGNDTSPNQPANAEKRQREHLLQLNQILAQQVMQMSKIVADDKPQDQLTENSMAVLPSSICKLRKRGMFNRNSRRNSAGTSAAAAADDEETRYHSEVEDNDDDDDDDDTESPPEPLPLYQQRENYFT, via the exons ATGTTTAACTGCCTTTGGCAATTGTGGGATTG GATCGATCCACCCACGTTCACCACGATGGAGAGCAAGAAGCTCCAGCAGCTGCAGCAGGCCAACTCTCACCTAGCACCGATTCCGCAGACGAAGCCACCAactttccagcagcagcagaatgcCGCCGATTATCGGCCTTCGCGGGCATCGCCGGTCTTTCAGAACCACCCGCAGTACCAGAGCTTTGCGTCGAATTTTGCCCAAATCAACTACCCACACCAGATTCGACCCCCGCAGCAAGTCgcacagcagcaacagcagcagcatcttAGCGCCCACAGTAGTCccaaatcgaatagcaacagtTTGTACCTTAGCGAATACTCCAGCTCGagccagcaacagcagcagcagcagcagccatcaCAGCAGCAACATCACCACAACACGATCGGAAGTCACTATCACTTTGACCAGATCTACCAAACCAGCTCGCCGTCGAGTGGCAGTGGTGAGCGGGAACGCCTGTACCAGACTGCCCCCAGGCCAACGCAGCACACTCACACGCCAAGCCAGCCCGGGCCACCGCAGCCACTCACCAAGCTGGAGCTGCAGTTCCAACAGCTGCAGCGTGAAAAGATCCAGGCCCAGATTAAAACCGCCACGGAAGCGTTGGCCCACCAGCAGCAAACCTTTGCCCTTCGTCAGCAGCTCAATCCACCCGTTCCCAACTATCACCTGAAGCAGAACCTCCTTCAAAACCTGTCCCAGCAGCACCAACAGCAAATCCAACACCAGCAACAACAGCTGCAGCGAAATGCCCCTCCATCGAGTCTGAACCTGACCAGCCACTTCCAGCCGGCCCAAGGTCCCATGAAGCTGACGAATCATGCCAACATCCATGACTACGGTGCCACGGCGGCCACCAACCAGCATGCGATCAACGAAGCGTTctaccagcaacagcagcagaagCACATCCACGCGGTGATCAACAAAACGCCCAACAACATGCAATCCCCCGCCCCCAACCAGATCATCATCCAGCAAAACATTCCCGGCCAAGTGGTGAACCAAGCCTGCCAGACCCAAATCAGCGGCGTCAAAAACAATCAGcagcaacaaaaccaaaaatcacCCAACTCCGACTCGATGTCCTCGCCGTCGCACGACGGCCTTGAACGCCGGAAAAGTGGTCCCGTACACACGCTCAAATCTCCCGTCACCAAGCGACCCCTCAACGCGCCCGTCTCCATGTCCGGCTGGCTCTACAAACAGGGCTCCGATGGACTCAAAGTGTGGCGACGGCGCTGGTTCGTCCTGTCCGAGTACATCCTCTACTACTACAAAAGCCAGGAAGAGGAGAAACTGCTCGGAACCGTCCTGCTCCCATCCTACAAGATATCCGCGTGCTTCCCGGAGGACAAGGTCTACCGCAAGTTTGCCTTCAAGTGCGAACACACCAACATGAGGACGTTCGTATTCGCCGCCGAAACGGGCGAATCCATGACCAACTGGGTGCGGGCCTTGACCCTGGCCACAATGATGCAGGGCAGCAGCGAGTCCGAAACGAGTCCACCCTCGAACAACGCACGCAGCGGAGACAACAGCGATTCTGGCATTCAAACGTACCAATCGCAGGTGTGCAAGACGGGAGCATCCCAAGGACCGGTAACGCCCGTTTCCGACAACGGAGGTGGATCGCAACCCCTGTACGCCAACGCACCTCCCAAACCACGCCGAGCGAACGACGGTGGGTACTCTTCCCCGAGTCCCGAACACATCCCATCCGAGCGATACGACCAGGATCAGCAGCAAATCTACGGAAAAACTCCTGACTCGAGCTTTATGCAGCAATCACCCCAAATCAAGCAGCAGCCGCAACAACAACATCTAGGGTACGACCCGAACGCGTATCCAAGTCCTGGCGGTGCTGGTGGTGGCCAAACTGTCTACAACGATGCGATCTACGGCAATGTCAAGCGAATCGAGCGGGACTTGTACATCCAAAAGTTgatccagcagcagcaacaacaacaagcccAACTCCAACAACTTCAGCAACAACAGCAAGTCCAACAGCAGGTTCAGCAGCTAGCTATGCAGCAAACTCCACAACGAGCATTCACAAACCCCTTCATGTACCCGAACGCGGACCGACGAACACCGGACACGTACGGACCTCCGCGAGCCGCCCTGGACAAACACATGTCCGACTACGAAGACATCTACAACCTGACCATGCTGTCCAAGTCTCTTCCAGCGGAAGATCCAACACCTAGTGCAGCCACCGCCGCCGCAGGTTACCGCCGACCGATGAGCCCCCTGCGCTACGACGGCCAAAACATGCCCATGCGTTACACTCCCAACTATCTGGAG AACAACTCACCCGCACAGCAGCAGCACGTACAGATGCGGGCCCGGCCCGTCCAATCGACGATCCCGCGACCCCACTCGGCTGACTTTCTGGAGTACGAGGCGCGCAACCCGATCGGCGCCAACTCCCTAAACGGCGTCAAGGGCGGTAAGCTAAAGGACGGCGAACCAGCTCGAGCACCCCGGCCCAAGTCCAGCCTGGACATCAACCGAACCCCGGACAACTACTACTACTCGGAGGCGAGTTACGCGGAGAAGATGCGAATGCAGAGTGCGTCGTACCTGCAGCGGGCCGCGAACCTTGGAGCGGTAGCGGGGAAGGAAGTGCCGG GCGCCGTCAACTCCAGCACGGTTCCACGCGATGGTTATTACGGAGGTGCGAGTTCGTCCAACGGTCGACTGGACTACGATGAAAACGTCCTGCACCAGGGTTCGGCAAGTGTCCCGCGAGCGCAGCGCATGACGATGAACAACCTCAAAAAGTATCCCAGCCAGCAGGAACAATTCGCTCGGTCGGCCAGCGCCCGGCTTCCACGCAAAGAGGAAGATCCGTCGGCACGGGACGGCGAACGCAAGCGGGAAGAGTCGATGAAGCGACTGCTCGAGTGGAAGCAACGAATGCTCCAGTCGCCGCTGACGCGCAAAATGTCTCAACAGCAAGCCCAACAGCTGGGACTCGGTTCGCCCGGATCCACTGGTAACCCGTTCTTGAGCAAGTCTGGCCAGCTGCAGATGGAGGCGGAGATGTACCTGGAGCAGGAGAAGCAAATGCAAGCTCAACACCAGCAACAGCAactacagcagcagcagcagcatctacAACAACAGCAAATGCAGCACCTAAGGGTTGACAACAAATCCAACCTGGAGTACAACAGCTATTCGTCAGACGATGAAG TTCGCAACGTGAAAAACATTCCCAAGGGAGCGCTGACGGTGAAACCGGACCCGTCGGACTACCGCACCGATCCGAAGCTGGTCCAGGGTTATTACGACCCAAGGCAGACCGAGTACTACTACCAGGATCAGGAAGGCTATATCCGGCCGGACATAAGCTTCGAATCTACCCACGATCTGTATACGCAAGCCCAGCTGCAGCGAGCTCAGGAGATCAACCTGCAGCAGCACTACCAACTTCAGGATATCGATCGCAGCTTAGCGGCGATGAACGAAGAATCTCCGGGTGAAAAGTGGCCGCCCAACATAAACCAACAGCAGGTGTTTACACCACGCGGTCCACAAACCCCCAACCATCATCACCAGCAGGACAAATCCGAACTGAGA ACGTTGGAAATGTCCGCCGGGGACTTACTGAACCGTACACACGAAGAACTAGTCTTGCTGTTAATTCAGTTGCGACGACAGAACAGCAATACGGCACGCTCGATCGAGCAGTGTTGCACAAATATACACGATATTCAG AACTCGATACGTATGTCTGACGGACCGTCCCGGGCGGAGAACCTAGCCCGACTGGAGGCCCTCAAGAAGCAGCTGTGCGAGCTGGAGAAGCAGTACGAGAAGGAAAAGCCGCTGATCAACCTGGTGGACAACATGGTGAAGCTGGGCACGCTGTACCGGGGAGCGCCCGGCAAGGGCAAAAGCAAATCGTCGTCCGGCTCACTGCACGCGTCCGAATCGGCCACGCTCGATCGGCTGGAGTTCAACCAGCGGATCCAGGAGCGCCGGCTGCTGCAGGAAGAGCAACGCCAGTGGGACCGGCTCAGCCCGAACCACACCGAGCTGCAG TCCAAGGTCCAGCAGCTGTACCAGATCGACCAGCTGCTGCAGGAGGAGTCCGGAACGCTGCAGAGCTTGCAGCGCGACAAGGAAGATCTGGAGCGTGCGCTCGGTGGGTTGAAGGCCAAGATCATGAAGGGTGAGGCACCGGCACCGGCCATGGAGGCGGctcggcagcagcagcacacgCTGGAGCGTGAGCTGTCCCGGGTGCACCTGATGCTGGCGGAGAACTCCAAG aaATTGGAAAAGACCGTCGCGGATAACGCTCGCTTGGAGCAGGAGTTGTTGGTACTTCGGCAGAAACTGCAAGCTTCGCGGGATACGCGAGGATCGCAGGCAACGCTGGTTCCGGGGCAGGACGGACAGTACGTGGGTTCGGCAACGGTGGTTCTGGAGTCGGAACTGCGAAGAGTACAACGACTGGTTGGCGATATGCAGCGCCAGCGTAACGAACTGAGCCAGGCGGTACGACAGCTGACGGACAACTCGGACTCGCTGCACAAGCAGATCAACAAGAACGGCGACTCGCGATCGCATATTAAGAAACGATCGCAAGGTGCTGCTTGGGTGGAGACTGATTTGGATTCGCTGGTCAGCAAAGATCAGGGCAGGCACGATAGTACGCTGTCGTTGAACGTTTCGGAGAAGCAGAGCTCGGTATACGGAAGGAGCGATCTCGATCGTTCGGAAGCATTCGAATCTTGTAGCGTGGATAGCGATGACTTACTGGAAGACTCTTCGGGTAATCCGTTTGGATATCCGGATAAGCAAGAGATCAAGACGGTGCGGATTGTGAAGCGTGAATCGGAGCGTAGACATAGAGATCGGGAGAAGGATCGAAGCAACGCTTCAACGCACAGTCTCGATCAAGTGTTGGAAGAGGAAGCTCAGATCTTCGAGGACTACAACAACTACCATCGGGCAAAGTCGATGCCGAGGGGTGTTTCGGAGACTCACGAGGCGTTCGTACAGAACCAGGACGTGCAGTCTTACTCGAGCAATCTGAAGGATTATTACAGTATGACGGCCAACAGTCAAAACAGTTACCCGGTATCGATGATCGATCGCAAGGCAGATTTGTACTCTGGCTGTGATCGTCAACCTATTGGTAAGACATCCGCCAGCAAGGTGAGCACACTGTCGTTGAACAGTTCAATGGACGGCGGCAGCGTTGAGTACTCCGGACTTCGCACCAAAACGGAATCCATTCAGAGTTTGACCATTTCCGAGCAAAGTCCGGTGTTCCAGAGCGAGGCCGCCAAGCAGATCCTCCACGAAATGGGCGCTCCCCAGCAGGGTGGTTCGAACGGGCTGTCCGCGCCGGAACGGCAGAAACAAAAGGCCGAACACATGGCCCAGCAGAACAAGCATCGGCGGTCGGTTCCGAAGGAGAAGCGGCGTCACCACACGGCGCCACACCACGTCAACGCCAAGCAGATCGAGATCATGCAGAGTGAGAACGATATGAATAAGAAT AACGTCAACTGGCGGGCGCGGGATGACGTCGACCTGGAGGTCACGCTGCGACCACGGTCGAACGCCCCGGACGTGGTCCGGTCGGCGATGGGCCCCCGCGAGAAGATCTCCGAGCACACGATCGACAAGCTGCTGGCGGCGCCCAGCAAGATCCTGATCCCCGAGCGGTACGTCCCGGAGCAGACGCCGGAGCTGTCCCCCGAGGAGAAGCAGCGCCGCCAGGAGAAGGTCGAAGCCATCAAGAAGATGCTGTCGGAGACGCCGATGGCGGGCAAT GACACTTCGCCGAACCAGCCGGCCAACGCGGAGAAGCGACAACGGGAGCACCTGCTGCAGCTGAACCAGATCTTGGCCCAACAGGTCATGCAAATGAGCAAAATTGTAGCTG ACGACAAACCCCAGGACCAGCTCACAG aaaattcgaTGGCAGTGCTCCCATCCAGCATCTGCAAGCTGCGCAAGCGTGGCATGTTTAACCGCAACAGCCGCCGGAACTCGGCAGGAACATCTGCGGCTGCCGCCGCCGACGACGAGGAAACCCGATACCACAGCGAAGTCGAGGacaacgacgatgacgacgacgacgacgatacgGAATCGCCGCCGGAACCGCTGCCCCTGTACCAGCAGCGTGAAAACTATTTCACCTAA